In the Phaseolus vulgaris cultivar G19833 chromosome 7, P. vulgaris v2.0, whole genome shotgun sequence genome, one interval contains:
- the LOC137829476 gene encoding uncharacterized protein yields MAKSSSTLSSSSSSRQNQTPKIQFLNLDSLSVKTPSYTSLRDVLPYSGAAVNSPAANHYNVSIRNRLVKQAAWAYLQPMSTSPSGPSGPHFFRRSPLAACLSFLHHHTTRILHRILQLFPCFLPVIL; encoded by the coding sequence ATGGCTAAGTCTTCTTCaaccctttcttcttcttcttcctcacgTCAAAACCAAACTCCGAAAATACAGTTTCTCAATTTGGACTCTCTCTCAGTGAAAACCCCCTCTTACACCTCCCTCAGAGACGTGCTTCCCTATTCCGGCGCCGCCGTCAACTCCCCCGCCGCCAACCACTACAACGTGTCCATACGCAACCGCCTGGTGAAGCAGGCCGCGTGGGCCTACCTCCAGCCCATGTCCACTTCCCCCAGCGGCCCATCAGGCCCACACTTCTTCCGCCGCAGCCCTCTCGCCGCTTGTCTCTCCTTCCTACACCACCACACCACCCGAATCCTTCACCGAATTCTCCAacttttcccttgcttcctccctgtAATACTATAA